A window from Chryseobacterium vaccae encodes these proteins:
- a CDS encoding helix-turn-helix domain-containing protein — MDDIFPTGKNILEEIFEITDFPKRAEKLEYFLCENLRDNIPGKIEEALILINSHKALNIDDLSGELKISEATLFRLFKSQLGQNPKSYLKTLRFRNVLNDFLKPENSLAAVAYHNQYYDQAHFIKDLPRQQY, encoded by the coding sequence ATTGATGATATTTTCCCCACAGGCAAAAACATTCTGGAAGAAATCTTCGAAATAACTGATTTCCCCAAAAGAGCAGAAAAACTGGAATATTTTCTTTGTGAAAACTTAAGAGATAATATTCCCGGGAAAATAGAAGAGGCCCTTATCCTGATTAATAGCCATAAAGCTTTAAATATTGATGATCTTTCCGGAGAACTTAAAATAAGTGAAGCAACATTATTCCGGTTGTTTAAAAGTCAGCTGGGGCAGAATCCCAAGTCATATTTAAAAACATTAAGATTCAGGAATGTTTTAAATGACTTCCTGAAACCGGAAAATTCACTGGCTGCAGTTGCTTATCATAATCAATACTATGATCAGGCTCATTTCATTAAAGATTTACCTCGACAGCAGTATTGA
- a CDS encoding TIGR03915 family putative DNA repair protein has protein sequence MITLLYDGSFDGLFTAVFEVFEYRYKDIEIISRENFRQENMFAEIHEVITQHEKAERVLNKLEKQIEKQGIRELLKVYLSEDPERENLILSAVKQSVQHPEENILHNYADQDILKISKISKSVGRESHRMTAFVRFEKMQDGVFFAKIDPDFNVLPLIRKHFTDRYQDQKWMIFDLRRNYGILYDLETSEFFYPEERLNLNQYQQHFHDEEKNYQTLWQRYFTKTNITERKNLKLHIQHVPKRYWKYLTEKG, from the coding sequence ATGATTACCCTTCTCTATGATGGAAGCTTTGACGGCCTTTTCACCGCAGTATTTGAAGTTTTTGAATACCGCTACAAAGATATAGAAATCATCAGCAGGGAAAATTTCAGACAGGAAAATATGTTTGCAGAAATTCATGAAGTGATCACACAGCATGAAAAAGCAGAAAGAGTACTGAATAAACTTGAAAAACAAATTGAGAAGCAAGGCATCCGGGAACTGCTGAAAGTTTATTTATCTGAAGATCCTGAACGTGAAAACCTCATTCTGTCAGCCGTTAAGCAATCCGTACAGCATCCGGAAGAAAATATTCTTCATAATTATGCGGATCAGGACATCCTGAAGATCTCAAAGATCAGTAAATCCGTAGGCCGGGAAAGCCACAGAATGACGGCATTTGTCCGGTTTGAAAAAATGCAGGATGGTGTTTTCTTTGCTAAGATAGATCCGGATTTCAACGTACTTCCTCTCATCAGAAAACATTTTACAGACCGTTATCAGGATCAGAAATGGATGATTTTCGACCTGCGGAGAAACTATGGTATTCTCTATGATCTTGAGACATCCGAATTCTTTTACCCTGAAGAACGATTAAATTTAAATCAGTACCAACAGCACTTCCATGACGAAGAAAAAAATTACCAGACGCTATGGCAGCGGTATTTTACTAAAACCAATATTACAGAAAGGAAAAATTTAAAACTTCATATTCAGCATGTCCCGAAAAGGTATTGGAAATATCTGACGGAGAAGGGATAA
- a CDS encoding DNA alkylation repair protein — protein MIEKRKGARSIKDIPPTILEQLNHGETETVNLTEWLAVDQRRLLENLLIQNKRSEYLSSVLKRIDGLKKQTVNTINEAIGTGVLIETLKNNDEEFLTVISGHISDLVRCWAAYMIGRNDALPLKEKLNQIQHFAADGHFGVREICWMAVRPSIATELEESLSILADWTAHEDPNVRRFASESTRPRGVWCAHIEALKQSPTPGLQILEPLRSDPSRYVQDSVGNWLNDASKSQPEFVVEICDEWLRESPSKETAYIVKKALRTIGKKKI, from the coding sequence ATGATCGAAAAACGAAAAGGAGCCCGTTCAATAAAAGATATTCCACCTACGATCCTAGAACAGCTGAACCACGGAGAAACCGAAACAGTAAACCTTACGGAATGGCTGGCTGTAGATCAAAGAAGGTTATTAGAGAATCTGTTGATACAAAATAAACGTTCAGAATATCTGAGTTCTGTTCTGAAACGAATTGATGGATTAAAAAAGCAGACTGTTAATACTATAAATGAAGCTATTGGAACAGGAGTTCTTATTGAAACCCTGAAAAATAATGATGAAGAATTTCTGACTGTTATTTCCGGTCATATTTCCGATCTGGTAAGATGCTGGGCTGCCTACATGATAGGACGGAATGATGCTTTACCTTTAAAAGAAAAGCTGAATCAGATACAACACTTTGCAGCAGACGGACATTTCGGGGTCCGGGAGATCTGCTGGATGGCTGTAAGACCTTCTATTGCAACAGAACTTGAAGAAAGCTTATCTATACTCGCAGACTGGACCGCTCATGAAGATCCGAATGTAAGACGTTTTGCCAGTGAATCCACAAGACCTCGCGGAGTATGGTGTGCTCATATTGAAGCATTAAAACAAAGTCCAACCCCAGGGCTTCAGATTTTAGAACCGTTGAGGTCAGATCCTTCCCGTTATGTACAGGACAGCGTAGGAAACTGGCTGAACGATGCCAGCAAATCCCAGCCGGAATTTGTAGTGGAAATCTGTGATGAATGGCTAAGAGAAAGTCCTTCCAAAGAAACAGCCTATATCGTTAAAAAAGCATTGAGGACGATCGGGAAAAAGAAAATTTAA
- a CDS encoding winged helix-turn-helix transcriptional regulator: protein MKTKEKTEENKICPLEVAVNTISGKWKIPIVWQINEGKKRPSEFLRGIAKVDRRVLNQQLSEMVTDGILMKESFNELPPRVEYRLTELGEKLVEILWQLNDWGKLLIPEEEIISRRSPR, encoded by the coding sequence ATGAAAACAAAGGAGAAAACGGAGGAAAATAAAATCTGTCCATTGGAAGTTGCTGTCAATACCATCAGTGGAAAATGGAAAATTCCTATCGTCTGGCAGATTAATGAAGGGAAAAAACGGCCGAGTGAATTTCTGCGCGGCATTGCCAAAGTGGACCGGCGGGTATTGAATCAACAGCTCAGTGAAATGGTTACTGACGGAATTTTAATGAAAGAATCTTTTAACGAGCTTCCTCCCAGAGTTGAATACAGGCTGACAGAGCTGGGTGAAAAACTGGTTGAAATCCTGTGGCAGCTGAATGACTGGGGAAAATTGCTAATCCCGGAAGAGGAAATAATTTCCCGAAGATCTCCCAGATAA